One region of Danio rerio strain Tuebingen ecotype United States chromosome 5, GRCz12tu, whole genome shotgun sequence genomic DNA includes:
- the LOC110438664 gene encoding uncharacterized protein isoform X6 → MEYIWTLIDFFKGDRSNCSRPVAENTSSGGNKRKAEEAFQDDKDQEDLMPAKRCKPPQFPDENDEPGPSSGGRKRKVKEAFQDDEDQEDLMPAKRCKPTQFPDESDNPGPSSGGRKRKVEKAFQDEEDQEDLMPAKRCKPTQFPDESDEPGPSSGGRKRKVKEAFQDDEDQEDLMPAKRCKPTQFPDESDEPGPSSGGRKRKVEEAFQDDEDQEDLMPAKRCKPTQFPDESDEPGPSSGGRKRKVKEAFQDDEDQEDLMPAKRCKPTQFPDESDEPGPSSGGRGRKRKVEEAFEDDEDQENLMLTTWREPPQFPDDSDESGTSSDEGASQDDEDLEDFQDPSQFPNEDDEDEDDSSKCKSDVRTTDSSQGSPLDNYELGRKLGKGHTGTVYLATRKSDGKKVALKFVHESDLDPEYIVEMPGYAYYAPLEAELLLELQTSPICPHIIELYDFFDVGEHYIYVLEYMQPSMTLTAFIRRNNGRLTESVARHLTLQILLALQNCLEHGIYHKAVHEDNILVNPKTLQVKLIDFGNSDYFRGRLKPHVGLDQIYCRCHQHSRLVKSCGFRPVHFALEENVTSVARLLARMVNGYWPLRSVVEYPRFHPSVSKECRDLLTMCFRFRFDFGPTIEDVIDHKWFSLKEKDI, encoded by the exons ATGGAGTACATTTGGacattgattgatttttttaaaggggacaGAAGCAATTGTTCCCGCCCTGTAGCAGAAAACACCAGCTCAG GAGGCAATAAAAGAAAAGCAGAGGAAGCTTTTCAGGATGATAAAGATCAGGAGGACTTGATGCCAGCAAAACGCTGTAAACCACCACAGTTCCCTGATGAAAATGATGAACCCGGCCCCAGCTCAG GAGGCAGGAAAAGAAAAGTCAAAGAAGCTTTTCAGGATGACGAAGATCAGGAGGACTTGATGCCAGCAAAACGCTGTAAACCAACACAGTTCCCTGATGAAAGTGATAACCCCGGCCCCAGCTCAG gaggcagaaaaagaaaagttgagAAAGCTTTTCAGGATGAAGAAGATCAGGAGGACTTGATGCCAGCAAAACGCTGTAAACCAACACAGTTCCCTGATGAAAGTGATGAACCCGGCCCCAGCTCAG gaggcagaaaaagaaaagtcaaaGAAGCTTTTCAGGATGACGAAGATCAGGAGGACTTGATGCCAGCAAAACGCTGTAAACCAACACAGTTCCCTGATGAAAGTGATGAACCCGGCCCCAGCTCAG gaggcagaaaaagaaaagttgagGAAGCTTTTCAGGATGACGAAGATCAGGAGGACTTGATGCCAGCAAAACGCTGTAAACCAACACAGTTCCCTGACGAAAGTGATGAACCCGGCCCCAGCTCAG gaggcagaaaaagaaaagtcaaaGAAGCTTTTCAGGATGACGAAGATCAGGAGGACTTGATGCCAGCAAAACGCTGTAAACCAACACAGTTCCCTGATGAAAGTGATGAACCCGGCCCCAGCTCAG GAGGCAGAGGCAGAAAAAGAAAGGTCGAGGAAGCTTttgaggatgatgaagatcagGAGAACTTGATGCTGACAACATGGCGTGAACCACCACAGTTCCCTGATGACAGTGATGAATCCGGCACCAGCTCAG ATGAAGGAGCTTCtcaggatgatgaagatctgGAGGACTTCCAGGATCCGTCACAGTTCCctaatgaagatgatgaagatgaggatgattcTTCCAAATGCAAGTCAGATGTTAGAACAACAGACTCCAGCCAAG gatCTCCTCTTGACAATTATGAGCTTGGAAGGAAGCTGGGAAAGGGACACACTGGCACTGTCTACTTGGCAACACGCAAATCTGATGGAAAAAAG GTTGCCCTGAAATTCGTTCATGAGTCAGACTTAGATCCAGAATACATAGTGGAGATG CCTGGATATGCCTATTATGCACCTTTGGAGGCTGAACTACTTCTTGAACTGCAGACGTCTCCCATATGTCCCCACATCATAGAGTTATATGACTTTTTTGACGTGGGAGAACATTATATCTATGTCCTGGAGTACATGCAGCCGAGCATGACCTTGACTGCATTCATCAGAAGAAACAATGGCCGCTTGACTGAAAGTGTAGCACGTCACCTGACCCTGCAGATCCTACTTGCATTACAGAACTGCTTGGAGCATGGCATTTACCATAAAGCAGTCCATGAAGATAACATCCTGGTGAATCCAAAGACCCTTCAAGTCAAGTTGATTGATTTTGGCAACAGTGACTATTTTCGGGGCCGCTTAAAACCGCACGTTG GACTTGACCAGATCTACTGCAGATGTCACCAGCATTCTCGTCTAGTAAAATCTTGTGGCTTTAGGCCTGTACATTTTGCTCTAGAAGAAAATGTTACGTCTGTGGCAAGACTCCTGGCAAGGATGGTGAATGGATATTGGCCCCTTCGCTCTGTGGTTGAGTATCCAAGATTTCACCCCAGTGTATCCAAAG AATGCCGAGATCTTCTGACGATGTGCTTCAGATTCCGTTTTGACTTTGGACCCACTATAGAGGATGTTATTGATCATAAGTGGTTCAGCTTGAAAGAGAAAGACATCTAA
- the LOC110438664 gene encoding uncharacterized protein isoform X5: protein MEYIWTLIDFFKGDRSNCSRPVAENTSSGGNKRKAEEAFQDDKDQEDLMPAKRCKPPQFPDENDEPGPSSGGRKRKVKEAFQDDEDQEDLMPAKRCKPTQFPDESDNPGPSSGGRKRKVEKAFQDEEDQEDLMPAKRCKPTQFPDESDEPGPSSGGRKRKVEEAFQDDEDQEDLMPAKRCKPTQFPDESDEPGPSSGGRKRKVKEAFQDDEDQEDLMPAKRCKPTQFPDESDEPGPSSGGRKRKVEKAFQDDEDQEDLMPAKRCKPTQFPDESYEPGPSSGGRGRKRKVEEAFEDDEDQENLMLTTWREPPQFPDDSDESGTSSDEGASQDDEDLEDFQDPSQFPNEDDEDEDDSSKCKSDVRTTDSSQGSPLDNYELGRKLGKGHTGTVYLATRKSDGKKVALKFVHESDLDPEYIVEMPGYAYYAPLEAELLLELQTSPICPHIIELYDFFDVGEHYIYVLEYMQPSMTLTAFIRRNNGRLTESVARHLTLQILLALQNCLEHGIYHKAVHEDNILVNPKTLQVKLIDFGNSDYFRGRLKPHVGLDQIYCRCHQHSRLVKSCGFRPVHFALEENVTSVARLLARMVNGYWPLRSVVEYPRFHPSVSKECRDLLTMCFRFRFDFGPTIEDVIDHKWFSLKEKDI from the exons ATGGAGTACATTTGGacattgattgatttttttaaaggggacaGAAGCAATTGTTCCCGCCCTGTAGCAGAAAACACCAGCTCAG GAGGCAATAAAAGAAAAGCAGAGGAAGCTTTTCAGGATGATAAAGATCAGGAGGACTTGATGCCAGCAAAACGCTGTAAACCACCACAGTTCCCTGATGAAAATGATGAACCCGGCCCCAGCTCAG GAGGCAGGAAAAGAAAAGTCAAAGAAGCTTTTCAGGATGACGAAGATCAGGAGGACTTGATGCCAGCAAAACGCTGTAAACCAACACAGTTCCCTGATGAAAGTGATAACCCCGGCCCCAGCTCAG gaggcagaaaaagaaaagttgagAAAGCTTTTCAGGATGAAGAAGATCAGGAGGACTTGATGCCAGCAAAACGCTGTAAACCAACACAGTTCCCTGATGAAAGTGATGAACCCGGCCCCAGCTCAG gaggcagaaaaagaaaagttgagGAAGCTTTTCAGGATGACGAAGATCAGGAGGACTTGATGCCAGCAAAACGCTGTAAACCAACACAGTTCCCTGACGAAAGTGATGAACCCGGCCCCAGCTCAG gaggcagaaaaagaaaagtcaaaGAAGCTTTTCAGGATGACGAAGATCAGGAGGACTTGATGCCAGCAAAACGCTGTAAACCAACACAGTTCCCTGATGAAAGTGATGAACCCGGCCCCAGCTCAG gaggcagaaaaagaaaagttgagAAAGCTTTTCAGGATGACGAAGATCAGGAGGACTTGATGCCAGCAAAACGCTGTAAACCAACACAGTTCCCTGACGAAAGTTATGAACCCGGCCCCAGCTCAG GAGGCAGAGGCAGAAAAAGAAAGGTCGAGGAAGCTTttgaggatgatgaagatcagGAGAACTTGATGCTGACAACATGGCGTGAACCACCACAGTTCCCTGATGACAGTGATGAATCCGGCACCAGCTCAG ATGAAGGAGCTTCtcaggatgatgaagatctgGAGGACTTCCAGGATCCGTCACAGTTCCctaatgaagatgatgaagatgaggatgattcTTCCAAATGCAAGTCAGATGTTAGAACAACAGACTCCAGCCAAG gatCTCCTCTTGACAATTATGAGCTTGGAAGGAAGCTGGGAAAGGGACACACTGGCACTGTCTACTTGGCAACACGCAAATCTGATGGAAAAAAG GTTGCCCTGAAATTCGTTCATGAGTCAGACTTAGATCCAGAATACATAGTGGAGATG CCTGGATATGCCTATTATGCACCTTTGGAGGCTGAACTACTTCTTGAACTGCAGACGTCTCCCATATGTCCCCACATCATAGAGTTATATGACTTTTTTGACGTGGGAGAACATTATATCTATGTCCTGGAGTACATGCAGCCGAGCATGACCTTGACTGCATTCATCAGAAGAAACAATGGCCGCTTGACTGAAAGTGTAGCACGTCACCTGACCCTGCAGATCCTACTTGCATTACAGAACTGCTTGGAGCATGGCATTTACCATAAAGCAGTCCATGAAGATAACATCCTGGTGAATCCAAAGACCCTTCAAGTCAAGTTGATTGATTTTGGCAACAGTGACTATTTTCGGGGCCGCTTAAAACCGCACGTTG GACTTGACCAGATCTACTGCAGATGTCACCAGCATTCTCGTCTAGTAAAATCTTGTGGCTTTAGGCCTGTACATTTTGCTCTAGAAGAAAATGTTACGTCTGTGGCAAGACTCCTGGCAAGGATGGTGAATGGATATTGGCCCCTTCGCTCTGTGGTTGAGTATCCAAGATTTCACCCCAGTGTATCCAAAG AATGCCGAGATCTTCTGACGATGTGCTTCAGATTCCGTTTTGACTTTGGACCCACTATAGAGGATGTTATTGATCATAAGTGGTTCAGCTTGAAAGAGAAAGACATCTAA
- the LOC110438664 gene encoding uncharacterized protein isoform X4, protein MEYIWTLIDFFKGDRSNCSRPVAENTSSGGNKRKAEEAFQDDKDQEDLMPAKRCKPPQFPDENDEPGPSSGGRKRKVKEAFQDDEDQEDLMPAKRCKPTQFPDESDNPGPSSGGRKRKVKEAFQDDEDQEDLMPAKRCKPTQFPDESDEPGPSSGGRKRKVEEAFQDDEDQEDLMPAKRCKPTQFPDESDEPGPSSGGRKRKVKEAFQDDEDQEDLMPAKRCKPTQFPDESDEPGPSSGGRKRKVEKAFQDDEDQEDLMPAKRCKPTQFPDESYEPGPSSGGRGRKRKVEEAFEDDEDQENLMLTTWREPPQFPDDSDESGTSSDEGASQDDEDLEDFQDPSQFPNEDDEDEDDSSKCKSDVRTTDSSQGSPLDNYELGRKLGKGHTGTVYLATRKSDGKKVALKFVHESDLDPEYIVEMPGYAYYAPLEAELLLELQTSPICPHIIELYDFFDVGEHYIYVLEYMQPSMTLTAFIRRNNGRLTESVARHLTLQILLALQNCLEHGIYHKAVHEDNILVNPKTLQVKLIDFGNSDYFRGRLKPHVGLDQIYCRCHQHSRLVKSCGFRPVHFALEENVTSVARLLARMVNGYWPLRSVVEYPRFHPSVSKECRDLLTMCFRFRFDFGPTIEDVIDHKWFSLKEKDI, encoded by the exons ATGGAGTACATTTGGacattgattgatttttttaaaggggacaGAAGCAATTGTTCCCGCCCTGTAGCAGAAAACACCAGCTCAG GAGGCAATAAAAGAAAAGCAGAGGAAGCTTTTCAGGATGATAAAGATCAGGAGGACTTGATGCCAGCAAAACGCTGTAAACCACCACAGTTCCCTGATGAAAATGATGAACCCGGCCCCAGCTCAG GAGGCAGGAAAAGAAAAGTCAAAGAAGCTTTTCAGGATGACGAAGATCAGGAGGACTTGATGCCAGCAAAACGCTGTAAACCAACACAGTTCCCTGATGAAAGTGATAACCCCGGCCCCAGCTCAG gaggcagaaaaagaaaagtcaaaGAAGCTTTTCAGGATGACGAAGATCAGGAGGACTTGATGCCAGCAAAACGCTGTAAACCAACACAGTTCCCTGATGAAAGTGATGAACCCGGCCCCAGCTCAG gaggcagaaaaagaaaagttgagGAAGCTTTTCAGGATGACGAAGATCAGGAGGACTTGATGCCAGCAAAACGCTGTAAACCAACACAGTTCCCTGACGAAAGTGATGAACCCGGCCCCAGCTCAG gaggcagaaaaagaaaagtcaaaGAAGCTTTTCAGGATGACGAAGATCAGGAGGACTTGATGCCAGCAAAACGCTGTAAACCAACACAGTTCCCTGATGAAAGTGATGAACCCGGCCCCAGCTCAG gaggcagaaaaagaaaagttgagAAAGCTTTTCAGGATGACGAAGATCAGGAGGACTTGATGCCAGCAAAACGCTGTAAACCAACACAGTTCCCTGACGAAAGTTATGAACCCGGCCCCAGCTCAG GAGGCAGAGGCAGAAAAAGAAAGGTCGAGGAAGCTTttgaggatgatgaagatcagGAGAACTTGATGCTGACAACATGGCGTGAACCACCACAGTTCCCTGATGACAGTGATGAATCCGGCACCAGCTCAG ATGAAGGAGCTTCtcaggatgatgaagatctgGAGGACTTCCAGGATCCGTCACAGTTCCctaatgaagatgatgaagatgaggatgattcTTCCAAATGCAAGTCAGATGTTAGAACAACAGACTCCAGCCAAG gatCTCCTCTTGACAATTATGAGCTTGGAAGGAAGCTGGGAAAGGGACACACTGGCACTGTCTACTTGGCAACACGCAAATCTGATGGAAAAAAG GTTGCCCTGAAATTCGTTCATGAGTCAGACTTAGATCCAGAATACATAGTGGAGATG CCTGGATATGCCTATTATGCACCTTTGGAGGCTGAACTACTTCTTGAACTGCAGACGTCTCCCATATGTCCCCACATCATAGAGTTATATGACTTTTTTGACGTGGGAGAACATTATATCTATGTCCTGGAGTACATGCAGCCGAGCATGACCTTGACTGCATTCATCAGAAGAAACAATGGCCGCTTGACTGAAAGTGTAGCACGTCACCTGACCCTGCAGATCCTACTTGCATTACAGAACTGCTTGGAGCATGGCATTTACCATAAAGCAGTCCATGAAGATAACATCCTGGTGAATCCAAAGACCCTTCAAGTCAAGTTGATTGATTTTGGCAACAGTGACTATTTTCGGGGCCGCTTAAAACCGCACGTTG GACTTGACCAGATCTACTGCAGATGTCACCAGCATTCTCGTCTAGTAAAATCTTGTGGCTTTAGGCCTGTACATTTTGCTCTAGAAGAAAATGTTACGTCTGTGGCAAGACTCCTGGCAAGGATGGTGAATGGATATTGGCCCCTTCGCTCTGTGGTTGAGTATCCAAGATTTCACCCCAGTGTATCCAAAG AATGCCGAGATCTTCTGACGATGTGCTTCAGATTCCGTTTTGACTTTGGACCCACTATAGAGGATGTTATTGATCATAAGTGGTTCAGCTTGAAAGAGAAAGACATCTAA
- the LOC110438664 gene encoding uncharacterized protein isoform X16 produces MEYIWTLIDFFKGDRSNCSRPVAENTSSGGRKRKVKEAFQDDEDQEDLMPAKRCKPTQFPDESDNPGPSSGGRKRKVEEAFQDDEDQEDLMPAKRCKPTQFPDESDEPGPSSGGRKRKVKEAFQDDEDQEDLMPAKRCKPTQFPDESDEPGPSSGGRKRKVEKAFQDDEDQEDLMPAKRCKPTQFPDESYEPGPSSGGRGRKRKVEEAFEDDEDQENLMLTTWREPPQFPDDSDESGTSSDEGASQDDEDLEDFQDPSQFPNEDDEDEDDSSKCKSDVRTTDSSQGSPLDNYELGRKLGKGHTGTVYLATRKSDGKKVALKFVHESDLDPEYIVEMPGYAYYAPLEAELLLELQTSPICPHIIELYDFFDVGEHYIYVLEYMQPSMTLTAFIRRNNGRLTESVARHLTLQILLALQNCLEHGIYHKAVHEDNILVNPKTLQVKLIDFGNSDYFRGRLKPHVGLDQIYCRCHQHSRLVKSCGFRPVHFALEENVTSVARLLARMVNGYWPLRSVVEYPRFHPSVSKECRDLLTMCFRFRFDFGPTIEDVIDHKWFSLKEKDI; encoded by the exons ATGGAGTACATTTGGacattgattgatttttttaaaggggacaGAAGCAATTGTTCCCGCCCTGTAGCAGAAAACACCAGCTCAG GAGGCAGGAAAAGAAAAGTCAAAGAAGCTTTTCAGGATGACGAAGATCAGGAGGACTTGATGCCAGCAAAACGCTGTAAACCAACACAGTTCCCTGATGAAAGTGATAACCCCGGCCCCAGCTCAG gaggcagaaaaagaaaagttgagGAAGCTTTTCAGGATGACGAAGATCAGGAGGACTTGATGCCAGCAAAACGCTGTAAACCAACACAGTTCCCTGACGAAAGTGATGAACCCGGCCCCAGCTCAG gaggcagaaaaagaaaagtcaaaGAAGCTTTTCAGGATGACGAAGATCAGGAGGACTTGATGCCAGCAAAACGCTGTAAACCAACACAGTTCCCTGATGAAAGTGATGAACCCGGCCCCAGCTCAG gaggcagaaaaagaaaagttgagAAAGCTTTTCAGGATGACGAAGATCAGGAGGACTTGATGCCAGCAAAACGCTGTAAACCAACACAGTTCCCTGACGAAAGTTATGAACCCGGCCCCAGCTCAG GAGGCAGAGGCAGAAAAAGAAAGGTCGAGGAAGCTTttgaggatgatgaagatcagGAGAACTTGATGCTGACAACATGGCGTGAACCACCACAGTTCCCTGATGACAGTGATGAATCCGGCACCAGCTCAG ATGAAGGAGCTTCtcaggatgatgaagatctgGAGGACTTCCAGGATCCGTCACAGTTCCctaatgaagatgatgaagatgaggatgattcTTCCAAATGCAAGTCAGATGTTAGAACAACAGACTCCAGCCAAG gatCTCCTCTTGACAATTATGAGCTTGGAAGGAAGCTGGGAAAGGGACACACTGGCACTGTCTACTTGGCAACACGCAAATCTGATGGAAAAAAG GTTGCCCTGAAATTCGTTCATGAGTCAGACTTAGATCCAGAATACATAGTGGAGATG CCTGGATATGCCTATTATGCACCTTTGGAGGCTGAACTACTTCTTGAACTGCAGACGTCTCCCATATGTCCCCACATCATAGAGTTATATGACTTTTTTGACGTGGGAGAACATTATATCTATGTCCTGGAGTACATGCAGCCGAGCATGACCTTGACTGCATTCATCAGAAGAAACAATGGCCGCTTGACTGAAAGTGTAGCACGTCACCTGACCCTGCAGATCCTACTTGCATTACAGAACTGCTTGGAGCATGGCATTTACCATAAAGCAGTCCATGAAGATAACATCCTGGTGAATCCAAAGACCCTTCAAGTCAAGTTGATTGATTTTGGCAACAGTGACTATTTTCGGGGCCGCTTAAAACCGCACGTTG GACTTGACCAGATCTACTGCAGATGTCACCAGCATTCTCGTCTAGTAAAATCTTGTGGCTTTAGGCCTGTACATTTTGCTCTAGAAGAAAATGTTACGTCTGTGGCAAGACTCCTGGCAAGGATGGTGAATGGATATTGGCCCCTTCGCTCTGTGGTTGAGTATCCAAGATTTCACCCCAGTGTATCCAAAG AATGCCGAGATCTTCTGACGATGTGCTTCAGATTCCGTTTTGACTTTGGACCCACTATAGAGGATGTTATTGATCATAAGTGGTTCAGCTTGAAAGAGAAAGACATCTAA
- the LOC110438664 gene encoding uncharacterized protein isoform X17, which yields MEYIWTLIDFFKGDRSNCSRPVAENTSSGGNKRKAEEAFQDDKDQEDLMPAKRCKPPQFPDENDEPGPSSGGRKRKVKEAFQDDEDQEDLMPAKRCKPTQFPDESDNPGPSSGGRKRKVEEAFQDDEDQEDLMPAKRCKPTQFPDESDEPGPSSGGRKRKVKEAFQDDEDQEDLMPAKRCKPTQFPDESDEPGPSSGGRGRKRKVEEAFEDDEDQENLMLTTWREPPQFPDDSDESGTSSDEGASQDDEDLEDFQDPSQFPNEDDEDEDDSSKCKSDVRTTDSSQGSPLDNYELGRKLGKGHTGTVYLATRKSDGKKVALKFVHESDLDPEYIVEMPGYAYYAPLEAELLLELQTSPICPHIIELYDFFDVGEHYIYVLEYMQPSMTLTAFIRRNNGRLTESVARHLTLQILLALQNCLEHGIYHKAVHEDNILVNPKTLQVKLIDFGNSDYFRGRLKPHVGLDQIYCRCHQHSRLVKSCGFRPVHFALEENVTSVARLLARMVNGYWPLRSVVEYPRFHPSVSKECRDLLTMCFRFRFDFGPTIEDVIDHKWFSLKEKDI from the exons ATGGAGTACATTTGGacattgattgatttttttaaaggggacaGAAGCAATTGTTCCCGCCCTGTAGCAGAAAACACCAGCTCAG GAGGCAATAAAAGAAAAGCAGAGGAAGCTTTTCAGGATGATAAAGATCAGGAGGACTTGATGCCAGCAAAACGCTGTAAACCACCACAGTTCCCTGATGAAAATGATGAACCCGGCCCCAGCTCAG GAGGCAGGAAAAGAAAAGTCAAAGAAGCTTTTCAGGATGACGAAGATCAGGAGGACTTGATGCCAGCAAAACGCTGTAAACCAACACAGTTCCCTGATGAAAGTGATAACCCCGGCCCCAGCTCAG gaggcagaaaaagaaaagttgagGAAGCTTTTCAGGATGACGAAGATCAGGAGGACTTGATGCCAGCAAAACGCTGTAAACCAACACAGTTCCCTGACGAAAGTGATGAACCCGGCCCCAGCTCAG gaggcagaaaaagaaaagtcaaaGAAGCTTTTCAGGATGACGAAGATCAGGAGGACTTGATGCCAGCAAAACGCTGTAAACCAACACAGTTCCCTGATGAAAGTGATGAACCCGGCCCCAGCTCAG GAGGCAGAGGCAGAAAAAGAAAGGTCGAGGAAGCTTttgaggatgatgaagatcagGAGAACTTGATGCTGACAACATGGCGTGAACCACCACAGTTCCCTGATGACAGTGATGAATCCGGCACCAGCTCAG ATGAAGGAGCTTCtcaggatgatgaagatctgGAGGACTTCCAGGATCCGTCACAGTTCCctaatgaagatgatgaagatgaggatgattcTTCCAAATGCAAGTCAGATGTTAGAACAACAGACTCCAGCCAAG gatCTCCTCTTGACAATTATGAGCTTGGAAGGAAGCTGGGAAAGGGACACACTGGCACTGTCTACTTGGCAACACGCAAATCTGATGGAAAAAAG GTTGCCCTGAAATTCGTTCATGAGTCAGACTTAGATCCAGAATACATAGTGGAGATG CCTGGATATGCCTATTATGCACCTTTGGAGGCTGAACTACTTCTTGAACTGCAGACGTCTCCCATATGTCCCCACATCATAGAGTTATATGACTTTTTTGACGTGGGAGAACATTATATCTATGTCCTGGAGTACATGCAGCCGAGCATGACCTTGACTGCATTCATCAGAAGAAACAATGGCCGCTTGACTGAAAGTGTAGCACGTCACCTGACCCTGCAGATCCTACTTGCATTACAGAACTGCTTGGAGCATGGCATTTACCATAAAGCAGTCCATGAAGATAACATCCTGGTGAATCCAAAGACCCTTCAAGTCAAGTTGATTGATTTTGGCAACAGTGACTATTTTCGGGGCCGCTTAAAACCGCACGTTG GACTTGACCAGATCTACTGCAGATGTCACCAGCATTCTCGTCTAGTAAAATCTTGTGGCTTTAGGCCTGTACATTTTGCTCTAGAAGAAAATGTTACGTCTGTGGCAAGACTCCTGGCAAGGATGGTGAATGGATATTGGCCCCTTCGCTCTGTGGTTGAGTATCCAAGATTTCACCCCAGTGTATCCAAAG AATGCCGAGATCTTCTGACGATGTGCTTCAGATTCCGTTTTGACTTTGGACCCACTATAGAGGATGTTATTGATCATAAGTGGTTCAGCTTGAAAGAGAAAGACATCTAA